Proteins encoded together in one Pseudomonadota bacterium window:
- the ribD gene encoding bifunctional diaminohydroxyphosphoribosylaminopyrimidine deaminase/5-amino-6-(5-phosphoribosylamino)uracil reductase RibD, with the protein MRPERQDTLWMGQALALARSGMGQTWPNPSVGCVIVKSSSAIGQACTAPGGRPHAETLALRQAGDDARGATAYVTLEPCSHFGVTSPCSAALAEAGLQRVVVAVRDPDPRVNGLGIAQLVARGLRVDLGVCAAQAKTLIAGFAMRVSYGRPLVSLWHEPAGKDPAAKPNGWHCDATLASVSFALARRHDYGRFVHGLRVLLDLDVESPRALVADPPPLPAWLLLPSRPREAAELRRLGIELCELACGGHQPDAKAADTLARARNQGSWNARGRLGRAALGTALAALGARGLTHVGVHELDPLAAQLKQRQLVP; encoded by the coding sequence ATGAGACCAGAACGGCAGGACACGCTGTGGATGGGTCAGGCCTTGGCGCTGGCGCGCTCTGGCATGGGACAGACCTGGCCAAACCCCTCGGTGGGCTGTGTCATCGTCAAGAGCAGCAGTGCTATCGGGCAGGCCTGCACGGCACCCGGTGGCCGCCCTCACGCCGAGACCCTGGCGCTTCGACAGGCGGGCGATGACGCGCGCGGTGCTACCGCCTATGTGACCCTCGAGCCGTGCAGCCATTTCGGAGTCACCTCGCCCTGCAGCGCCGCCTTGGCGGAGGCTGGGCTGCAGCGTGTGGTCGTTGCGGTGCGGGACCCCGATCCCCGAGTCAACGGGCTGGGGATCGCCCAGCTGGTCGCGAGGGGGCTCCGCGTGGATCTCGGTGTTTGCGCCGCGCAGGCAAAGACCTTGATCGCGGGTTTCGCCATGCGAGTGAGCTACGGACGGCCGTTGGTTTCCCTCTGGCACGAACCAGCCGGGAAAGACCCTGCGGCCAAGCCCAACGGCTGGCACTGCGACGCGACCTTGGCGAGCGTTTCGTTCGCTTTGGCGCGCCGTCATGACTACGGCCGTTTCGTGCACGGCCTGCGCGTGCTGCTGGACCTGGACGTTGAGTCACCACGCGCGCTTGTGGCCGATCCCCCACCCTTGCCGGCGTGGCTGCTGCTGCCGAGCCGGCCGCGGGAAGCAGCAGAGCTCAGGCGTCTCGGGATCGAGCTGTGCGAGCTGGCCTGCGGCGGCCATCAGCCCGACGCGAAAGCTGCGGACACCCTTGCCCGAGCACGAAACCAGGGTAGCTGGAACGCGCGCGGGCGGCTGGGTCGGGCCGCCCTTGGCACCGCCCTAGCCGCGCTCGGCGCACGGGGCCTCACGCACGTGGGTGTTCATGAGCTCGACCCCCTCGCAGCCCAGCTGAAGCAACGGCAGCTCGTGCCTTAG
- a CDS encoding helix-turn-helix domain-containing protein yields the protein MSFGDALGAIREREGLTQVALAERMGVSRSHLCDIEKGRKLVSPALAAEYARVLGHNERQFVRLALQDQVRKAGLDYHVEIEAA from the coding sequence TTGAGCTTCGGTGATGCACTCGGCGCGATTCGTGAGCGCGAGGGCCTCACACAGGTGGCGCTCGCCGAGCGTATGGGAGTGTCGCGCTCGCACCTATGCGACATCGAGAAGGGCCGGAAGCTTGTCAGCCCGGCGCTTGCCGCGGAATACGCTCGGGTCTTGGGGCACAACGAGCGTCAGTTTGTGCGTCTCGCGCTGCAAGACCAGGTACGCAAGGCGGGGCTCGATTACCATGTCGAAATCGAGGCCGCGTAG